From Halogranum gelatinilyticum, the proteins below share one genomic window:
- a CDS encoding ABC transporter permease → MVSRIIRRLAQAILTVYVVVTLTFGMIRLMPGGPMDYLRGQLIQSTGGQVSTQQINQLVEAYTNVNPDQPLWSQYADYVIETASGDFGRSIVYNDPVSQILAQALPWTLLLMVTSLFLMFIIGVGLGAVMAYNEGERVDLSGTLVGILLNSIPYYVAAILLVYVLGYQLEWFPTGGRMTQSTVVGFNYPFIAGVFHHAALPIVSLVITGFGGWALSMRGNSIRILGEDYLRVAELRGLPSRRISLWYVGRNAILPMYTGLLINIGFIFGGSVILEQIFRYPGVGYYLYTSIGARDYPLMMGGFLVITITVAIGVFIADVTYGYIDPRAGGEGNESY, encoded by the coding sequence ATGGTAAGCCGTATCATTAGGAGGCTGGCGCAAGCCATACTCACAGTATACGTCGTTGTTACTCTCACGTTCGGGATGATCCGGCTGATGCCCGGCGGGCCGATGGACTACTTGCGAGGGCAACTCATCCAGTCGACTGGCGGTCAAGTGAGTACCCAACAGATCAACCAACTCGTGGAGGCGTACACTAACGTCAATCCCGACCAACCGCTCTGGTCGCAGTACGCCGACTACGTAATCGAAACTGCGAGCGGGGACTTCGGCCGGTCAATCGTCTACAACGACCCGGTTTCGCAAATTCTCGCCCAAGCGTTGCCGTGGACGCTCCTACTGATGGTGACGTCGCTATTCCTGATGTTCATCATCGGCGTCGGATTGGGTGCCGTGATGGCGTACAACGAGGGGGAGCGGGTCGACCTCAGTGGGACTCTCGTGGGTATCCTGCTCAACTCGATTCCCTACTACGTGGCCGCGATCCTTCTCGTGTACGTACTCGGCTACCAGCTGGAGTGGTTCCCGACCGGCGGACGGATGACTCAATCGACGGTAGTCGGGTTCAACTACCCGTTCATCGCCGGCGTGTTCCACCATGCGGCGCTCCCGATCGTTTCGCTAGTCATCACCGGCTTCGGCGGGTGGGCGCTCAGTATGCGTGGCAACAGTATCCGTATCCTCGGAGAGGACTATCTCCGTGTTGCCGAGTTGCGGGGACTGCCCTCACGGCGGATCTCCCTGTGGTACGTCGGTCGGAACGCGATTCTTCCGATGTACACGGGACTCCTGATCAATATCGGATTCATCTTCGGTGGGTCAGTTATCCTCGAGCAGATCTTCCGATACCCCGGCGTCGGGTACTATCTCTACACCTCAATCGGGGCACGCGACTATCCGCTAATGATGGGCGGATTCCTCGTCATCACCATCACCGTCGCAATCGGTGTGTTCATCGCCGACGTGACGTACGGCTACATCGACCCGCGAGCAGGGGGGGAAGGCAATGAGTCATACTGA
- a CDS encoding ABC transporter permease, whose protein sequence is MSHTETTTDDNQPGEGENSLFQVESEIERTRSERYRQWFETWILASVRIAWEDWRIRVGSAIIIAYILMGTVGVLLTDPPTIGQGARFIGPFENWQFPLGTDNLGRGIMAQIVHATPWMLQMVLAGAVFSTILAVAVGTVSGYKRGTVDSALMTITDIAMTIPGLPLVIVLSVLLQPRNPLVIGIVLAINAWAGLARSIRSQVLTLREESYIEASRTIGVPTSIIIREDLLPNLMPYVVVNFIQAGRNVIFASVALYFLGLLPTSGPNWGVMMNRAYTTAGALYTAETAYWLIFPMVTVILLVLGLILFAQGTDRLFNPRVRARHAGEGKEMKATSGDGEDTTQGMF, encoded by the coding sequence ATGAGTCATACTGAGACAACCACCGACGACAATCAGCCGGGAGAGGGGGAAAATTCGCTGTTTCAGGTCGAATCGGAGATCGAGCGGACACGGTCGGAACGGTACCGCCAGTGGTTCGAGACGTGGATCCTCGCGTCGGTCCGGATCGCGTGGGAGGACTGGCGCATCCGAGTCGGATCTGCCATCATAATTGCGTATATCTTGATGGGAACGGTCGGGGTACTGCTCACTGATCCGCCAACGATCGGCCAGGGGGCACGTTTCATCGGGCCGTTCGAGAACTGGCAGTTCCCGCTCGGCACCGACAACCTCGGACGGGGGATCATGGCCCAGATCGTCCACGCGACGCCGTGGATGCTCCAGATGGTGCTCGCGGGCGCAGTGTTCTCGACAATACTCGCAGTGGCCGTTGGTACTGTTTCGGGATACAAGCGCGGCACCGTCGACAGCGCGCTGATGACGATCACGGACATCGCGATGACGATTCCGGGCCTGCCACTCGTCATCGTCCTCTCGGTACTGCTCCAACCGCGGAATCCGCTCGTGATCGGGATCGTTCTCGCGATCAACGCTTGGGCGGGGCTGGCACGTTCGATCCGGTCGCAGGTACTCACCCTCCGAGAGGAGTCGTACATCGAAGCCTCACGGACGATTGGCGTTCCGACGTCCATCATCATCAGAGAAGACCTCCTTCCAAATCTGATGCCTTACGTGGTGGTCAACTTCATTCAGGCGGGCCGGAACGTGATCTTCGCATCGGTCGCGCTCTACTTCCTCGGTCTGCTCCCCACGTCAGGTCCGAACTGGGGCGTCATGATGAACCGAGCGTACACGACCGCAGGCGCGCTTTACACCGCGGAGACGGCGTACTGGTTGATCTTCCCGATGGTCACGGTTATCCTCCTCGTGCTCGGACTAATCTTGTTCGCCCAGGGGACCGACCGGCTGTTCAATCCCCGCGTCCGCGCCCGTCACGCGGGCGAGGGCAAGGAGATGAAAGCGACGTCGGGCGACGGTGAAGACACCACACAGGGGATGTTCTAG
- a CDS encoding ABC transporter ATP-binding protein, whose translation MSTHNSQQTAASEEDTIVTTRDLSVSYDLERGESRVLDGVDVDIRRGEILGVVGESGSGKSMFASALLDAVPEPGLTMGDIQYYPERGETIDVLDQTDEELRQMRWEDISMVFQGAMDSWNPTITIGDHFEETLKAHRVPKGEGMERARQLISDVYLDPDRVLSSYPHELSGGMKQRALIALSLLLEPEVLVMDEPTAALDLLMQRSIIALLSDLQEEYNLTMVFITHDLELASGLADRIAVMYAFGFCEIGPANKVIHSGGHPYTRALINSTPNLNTPVEEMEPIEGESPDPVNVPDGCSYHPRCPLSDEHCIESNPTMRPTPSDERDAPHEATCHYTDKVPEEIPLHIEGVRYDERE comes from the coding sequence ATGAGTACACACAACTCACAGCAGACGGCAGCGTCGGAAGAGGACACGATTGTCACGACACGCGACCTCTCGGTGTCGTACGACCTCGAACGGGGGGAGTCGCGCGTACTCGACGGCGTCGACGTCGACATCAGGCGCGGCGAGATTCTCGGCGTCGTCGGCGAGTCGGGGTCGGGCAAGTCGATGTTCGCCTCTGCGTTGCTCGATGCGGTCCCGGAACCGGGGCTTACGATGGGTGACATCCAGTACTATCCCGAGCGCGGTGAGACGATTGACGTACTCGACCAGACCGACGAGGAACTCCGCCAGATGCGTTGGGAGGACATCTCGATGGTGTTCCAGGGCGCGATGGACTCGTGGAACCCGACGATCACTATCGGAGACCACTTCGAAGAGACGCTGAAGGCACATCGCGTGCCAAAGGGAGAGGGGATGGAACGCGCGCGCCAGCTCATCTCCGATGTCTATCTTGACCCCGATCGCGTGCTCAGTTCGTATCCACACGAGCTATCGGGCGGGATGAAACAGCGCGCGTTGATAGCACTCTCCCTGCTCCTCGAACCGGAGGTGTTGGTGATGGACGAGCCGACGGCCGCACTCGACCTGTTGATGCAGCGGTCGATTATCGCGCTGCTATCCGACCTACAGGAGGAGTACAACCTGACGATGGTATTCATCACACACGACCTCGAACTCGCGTCCGGACTCGCCGACCGTATCGCGGTGATGTACGCGTTCGGATTTTGTGAGATCGGACCCGCGAACAAGGTGATCCACAGTGGTGGTCACCCGTACACACGCGCGTTGATCAACTCGACGCCCAATCTCAACACACCAGTCGAGGAGATGGAACCGATCGAGGGTGAGAGCCCGGATCCGGTGAACGTCCCCGACGGCTGTTCGTATCACCCCCGCTGTCCGCTCTCGGACGAGCACTGCATCGAATCCAACCCCACAATGAGACCAACACCGTCTGACGAACGTGACGCACCGCACGAGGCGACCTGTCATTACACCGACAAGGTCCCAGAGGAGATCCCGCTTCACATTGAGGGGGTGCGCTACGATGAGCGGGAGTGA
- a CDS encoding ABC transporter ATP-binding protein has product MSGSDRTTDDRDVVVSLEDVKVHFETESGFFSDTETVQAVNGVDLDIYENDVVALVGESGCGKTTLGKTAIGLQRPTEGSVKYRGQDIWEARDGEKDAEIPFGNIRRALQIIHQDPGSSLNPNRRVLSTLERPLKTWYPEMSTDDREARIYGMLERVGMKPAADYAGRYPHQLSGGEKQRVALIRALLMNPDLILADEAVSALDVSLRVDMMDLLLELQEQFNTSFLFISHNLSNARYLTKKTGGRIGIMYLGQMVEIGPTERVLGNPQHPYSKVLRWATPDLTNDATDVSEPPIREIDIPDPVNPPSGCRFHTRCPQAHEACVEQEPTLEEAAEQSNDDYAAACFRVYDESHDYWHTPPLEGVEEAPDPEEFLTDEADGRDRRQSDN; this is encoded by the coding sequence ATGAGCGGGAGTGACCGCACTACCGACGACCGTGACGTGGTCGTCTCACTGGAGGACGTCAAGGTTCACTTCGAGACAGAGAGCGGGTTCTTCTCCGATACCGAGACTGTCCAAGCTGTCAACGGCGTGGACCTCGACATCTACGAGAACGACGTGGTCGCGCTCGTCGGCGAATCTGGCTGTGGGAAGACGACACTCGGCAAGACCGCTATTGGACTCCAGCGACCGACCGAGGGGAGCGTCAAGTACCGAGGGCAGGACATCTGGGAGGCACGCGACGGTGAGAAGGATGCAGAGATCCCGTTTGGAAATATCCGCCGGGCGCTCCAGATCATCCACCAAGACCCCGGGAGTTCGCTCAACCCCAATCGTCGGGTACTGAGTACACTCGAACGCCCGCTGAAAACGTGGTACCCAGAAATGTCGACCGACGACCGCGAGGCGCGTATCTACGGGATGCTCGAACGCGTCGGCATGAAGCCCGCTGCCGACTACGCGGGCCGGTACCCGCATCAACTGAGTGGTGGCGAAAAACAGCGAGTCGCGTTGATTCGTGCACTGCTGATGAATCCCGACCTCATTTTAGCCGACGAGGCGGTCAGTGCACTCGACGTCAGCCTCCGAGTCGACATGATGGACCTGCTGCTCGAACTCCAAGAGCAGTTCAACACCTCGTTCCTGTTCATCAGCCACAATCTCTCCAACGCCCGGTACTTGACGAAGAAGACGGGGGGCCGAATCGGGATCATGTACTTGGGACAGATGGTCGAGATCGGGCCGACCGAGCGCGTCCTCGGTAATCCACAACATCCGTATTCGAAGGTACTCCGGTGGGCCACGCCGGACCTCACTAACGACGCGACGGACGTCTCGGAACCGCCGATTCGTGAAATAGACATCCCCGATCCCGTCAACCCGCCATCCGGCTGTCGGTTCCACACGAGATGCCCACAGGCGCACGAGGCGTGCGTTGAACAGGAACCGACGTTGGAAGAGGCAGCCGAGCAGTCGAACGACGACTACGCCGCGGCGTGTTTCCGCGTCTACGACGAGAGCCACGACTACTGGCACACCCCACCGCTTGAAGGAGTCGAAGAGGCCCCTGATCCCGAGGAATTCCTGACAGACGAGGCAGACGGTCGCGATCGGAGACAGAGCGACAACTGA
- a CDS encoding universal stress protein, whose product MTILTAIGEGDHSRAVVSTAYDLAEAYDDVLLAIHVIPQEDFDEHKQALSSIPNFDKISINQKEQSGADIARKVINESLDGYDRDRVETRGRVGNPADKILAESDHIEPRFIVLGSKRRSPVGKAIFGSTTQQVLLEADHPVVTTATD is encoded by the coding sequence ATGACAATACTCACAGCAATCGGTGAGGGCGACCACTCCCGAGCTGTCGTCTCGACCGCATACGACCTCGCAGAAGCGTATGACGATGTCCTTCTTGCAATCCATGTGATTCCACAGGAGGACTTCGACGAACACAAGCAAGCACTCAGTTCGATCCCGAACTTCGACAAAATATCCATAAATCAGAAGGAACAGAGCGGTGCCGATATCGCACGGAAAGTCATCAACGAGTCACTGGACGGATACGATCGAGACCGCGTTGAAACACGCGGGCGTGTGGGGAATCCAGCGGATAAAATTCTCGCCGAATCCGACCACATCGAGCCGCGGTTTATTGTGCTGGGGTCGAAACGCCGGTCCCCCGTTGGGAAAGCAATCTTCGGAAGTACGACCCAACAAGTGTTACTGGAGGCGGATCATCCCGTCGTGACTACAGCAACAGACTAA
- a CDS encoding ABC transporter substrate-binding protein encodes MGVAGMGALAGCSGSSNSDSVDPEVPDGVPAEVQSQYWRDDWPHVSDEQYSQGPPISRTASAGAAVDPISMEYSREVSPWMQQYAFMFQEGFNQLGASTDLNNRPLNQLYAESWAPAGLEAVISMSIHGPDPIRAVSPVALLMRKHQGSPSFYEKWWHPRMQEVLSEQAITTGNEEKRVELIKEAQQIFSDDVAGIIPFFPDLVTAANTEKFEGYVNMPGNGPTRDTIPWSEPNLQPNTDETSYVKGTTTTMDTLNLPWGGGGPEDFTLRYIYDGLLDVGPDLQLVPALATDWEFIDDTTVDFELREGVQWHDGEEFTPSDVKFTVEYYTENDAINQTLFYNPVESAEVVSEGSGGTIRFNLKNPNPTFISHSAVNSVIIPEHRWEDIDTPSQHTPDPPIGTGPFQFDSWSQGSRFRVKKWDNNWKWDDEFRSEVLGDDFASGDGIDELIWSNVGNTDAMIGAINSGDIHSIDGTLSISQAERATESPAVEKFTVENFAPLDTKLNFLVPIIRDKEFRKALAHSIDNEGFVEDVLGGRATVAEGQNPASPLHSKWYNSNVEGYAYDTDKARTILEKAGYTWNNDTLHYPNGEAWGAFVERIQDGNTYKRRTDLDQPDFSSSS; translated from the coding sequence ATGGGCGTCGCCGGTATGGGCGCGCTCGCTGGCTGTTCGGGTTCGAGTAACTCTGATTCGGTCGACCCGGAGGTTCCAGATGGCGTGCCCGCTGAGGTTCAATCACAGTACTGGCGCGACGACTGGCCGCACGTCAGTGACGAGCAGTATTCCCAGGGGCCACCGATTAGCCGTACTGCGAGCGCGGGGGCGGCGGTGGATCCCATCTCGATGGAGTACTCCCGCGAGGTCAGCCCGTGGATGCAACAGTATGCGTTCATGTTCCAAGAGGGATTCAACCAGCTTGGTGCTTCAACGGATCTGAACAACCGCCCCCTCAATCAACTATACGCAGAGAGTTGGGCACCTGCCGGACTCGAAGCTGTGATCTCGATGAGCATCCACGGACCGGACCCGATCCGCGCGGTTAGTCCCGTGGCACTGTTGATGCGCAAACATCAGGGAAGCCCGTCATTTTACGAGAAATGGTGGCACCCGCGTATGCAGGAGGTGCTCAGTGAGCAAGCGATCACAACGGGGAACGAGGAGAAGCGCGTCGAGCTGATCAAAGAAGCCCAACAGATTTTCTCCGATGACGTCGCGGGAATCATCCCGTTCTTCCCGGACCTCGTCACGGCTGCGAACACAGAGAAGTTCGAGGGGTACGTGAACATGCCTGGGAACGGACCGACGCGAGACACGATCCCCTGGTCCGAACCCAACCTCCAGCCGAACACCGACGAGACGAGTTACGTCAAGGGTACCACGACGACGATGGACACTCTCAACCTTCCGTGGGGAGGAGGTGGACCCGAGGACTTCACACTCCGGTACATCTACGACGGACTGCTCGACGTCGGCCCAGACCTCCAGTTGGTCCCAGCACTGGCGACCGACTGGGAGTTCATCGACGACACCACGGTCGACTTCGAGCTTCGTGAAGGCGTTCAATGGCACGACGGAGAAGAGTTCACACCGAGCGACGTGAAGTTCACCGTCGAGTACTACACAGAGAACGATGCGATCAACCAGACCCTCTTCTACAATCCGGTCGAGAGCGCGGAGGTAGTCTCCGAGGGTAGCGGTGGCACGATTCGGTTCAACCTGAAAAACCCCAACCCAACGTTCATCTCACACAGTGCCGTCAACAGCGTCATCATCCCCGAACACCGCTGGGAAGACATCGATACGCCCTCTCAGCACACACCGGATCCGCCGATCGGAACGGGACCGTTCCAGTTCGATAGTTGGAGTCAGGGCTCGCGCTTCCGCGTCAAAAAATGGGACAACAACTGGAAATGGGACGACGAGTTCCGCTCCGAGGTGCTCGGTGACGACTTCGCGAGCGGCGACGGCATCGACGAACTCATCTGGTCGAACGTCGGGAACACCGACGCCATGATCGGGGCTATCAACAGCGGCGATATCCACTCTATCGACGGGACGCTCTCGATCAGCCAGGCTGAGCGCGCCACGGAATCACCGGCGGTGGAGAAGTTTACGGTCGAGAACTTCGCCCCGTTGGACACGAAGCTAAACTTCCTCGTGCCGATCATCCGGGACAAGGAATTCCGGAAAGCACTGGCGCATTCGATTGACAATGAGGGCTTCGTCGAAGACGTGCTCGGCGGCCGAGCGACCGTGGCCGAAGGACAGAACCCCGCCTCACCGCTTCACTCGAAGTGGTATAATTCGAACGTCGAGGGCTACGCTTACGATACAGACAAAGCACGAACCATCCTCGAGAAAGCGGGGTACACGTGGAACAACGATACCCTCCATTATCCGAACGGCGAAGCATGGGGAGCGTTCGTCGAGCGTATCCAAGATGGGAATACGTACAAACGGCGAACCGACCTCGACCAGCCTGACTTCTCCAGTTCGAGCTAA
- a CDS encoding ABC transporter permease, protein MSAFRRFLLKRIAISIGLVLVATSVIFLVLRLLPGSPFTALFTTGNIGPEQQQEILELYGLTEPLWKQYLLYIKNMLTLQFGYSIQSSSSVWSIIGPKLLNTLILLVPALVTTAIVSSVAGMYAGWNRGSKFEKLSIVVSTFFRSTPIFISGLLFLIMFAYTLNLFPPFGMRSVTAESTGIVDTYLSIDFLHHYILPFSTAVLYYSGDFLLLARNGVVEKKGSEFLQLHKAKGLTEHEQLARAGRNTMLPLLTYFALRLGMIFQGLILLEVVFGWPGIGQELVKAISQQDYPLVQAAVFIMALAVITMNLIADILYAHFDPNVDASGGSV, encoded by the coding sequence ATGAGTGCCTTCAGACGGTTCCTGCTGAAACGAATCGCAATCTCCATCGGGCTGGTACTCGTCGCGACATCAGTGATTTTTCTGGTCCTTCGACTCCTGCCGGGGAGTCCGTTTACCGCACTGTTCACGACGGGAAACATCGGGCCGGAACAACAACAGGAGATTCTCGAACTCTACGGCCTGACTGAACCACTCTGGAAGCAGTACCTACTGTACATCAAAAATATGCTGACGCTCCAGTTCGGGTACTCCATCCAGAGTAGTTCGAGCGTCTGGTCGATCATCGGCCCGAAGCTTCTGAACACACTCATCCTCCTCGTTCCGGCACTCGTGACGACCGCGATTGTGAGCAGTGTCGCGGGGATGTATGCTGGCTGGAACCGGGGATCGAAGTTCGAGAAGCTCAGTATCGTCGTGTCGACGTTCTTCCGCTCGACTCCAATCTTCATCAGTGGTCTCCTGTTCCTGATCATGTTCGCCTACACGCTGAATCTGTTCCCACCGTTCGGGATGCGAAGCGTCACGGCGGAATCGACAGGGATCGTTGACACGTATCTCTCAATCGACTTCCTCCATCACTACATACTCCCGTTCAGTACGGCGGTATTGTACTACAGTGGCGACTTTCTGTTGCTCGCCCGAAACGGGGTCGTCGAGAAGAAAGGCTCCGAATTCCTCCAGCTTCACAAGGCCAAGGGGCTGACTGAACATGAACAGCTCGCACGTGCCGGTCGGAACACGATGTTGCCGCTGCTGACTTACTTCGCACTCCGGCTCGGGATGATCTTCCAAGGCCTCATTCTGCTAGAGGTGGTGTTCGGATGGCCGGGGATTGGCCAAGAGCTTGTGAAGGCCATCTCCCAACAGGATTATCCGCTCGTCCAGGCGGCCGTATTCATCATGGCCCTCGCCGTGATCACGATGAACCTGATCGCAGACATCCTATACGCGCACTTCGATCCGAACGTCGATGCCAGTGGTGGTAGTGTATGA